Genomic segment of Candidatus Jordarchaeales archaeon:
TTTCCCTTTCCATACCAAGGAATTACCGAGCTCTAAAGATTTCCGCTAAAACCGTTTCAAAACACCGAAGAGAGTTGGTTAAACGCGATACGCTGCCGCTCGTTGCGGAGGGAGTCACGCCTCTTCAACAATAAAGCGCCTCAACAACTAGTAACCTCTTAAGGCAAAATTTATTAGAAGGGCACAATCATCTACATTGAATCAAGCAATTCCATCCTCAAATTTTCCTGGGTGGTTTAACGCTGGGGGGTTTCTTTAGTGCGAGAGAGCATGAGTACTGTTGAAGCAATAAGGTTGGCTGACTTCTCCGTCCTTGGGTGTTCTATTGACAAGGATGCTTTCGGCTTCTCTGTAGGTCCTCTGGGTCTCAGCGGCCGTGACGCTAGAATGCTTGCGTCAAAAGTGGCAGAAGCGATACACATGCTCAACAGCCTGCTCTTGGAGGAAAGCGGAGTTAAACTGAAGTACGCTGAGTTCGAATTAACAAGTAGAGAAAGAGGGAATTTTCCCGAAGCCATGGTTCTGGTCACAGGCGGCGAAGAGGAAGCCTCAAACTTCATGATGCTTCTGGAGCACGAGAAAGGGCTTGTCGACGTTTTCAAGTTAATGGATGTTGCCGACGAGATCCTAAACAAGTTAAGCGATGTAAAGCTCGCATGTAAAGCCTCCGGGCTTAGTGAAAACGACGAGAAAAATGTGATACAGAAGTTTGTAGAAAGGTTTGCGAGGAAAATGTACGCTGAGGTTTCACAAAGAAAGTACAGGGAAAAATACGCGAGAGACCTTTTAACCCACCTGAATATAACGAGTGGTTTGACCGTTGAGGGGAGGCTTGAAACGGACTACAGCGCAAAAGAACCAAGGTATAACTTACTAGTAGAAAAAACATCCCTGGAGCCGGTTGCCGGAAACTTAGAGTACCTTGAAAGCTTTATATTCACTAAGACAGCTCTCGAAGTGCTCGCCAACGATGTTGCCCTCATTGGGGCAAAAATTCTTTCGCTCATTAATGATTACACCCTAGACGAAGTTGAAGACGGTGTTGTAACACGCTTAGCCGACGCCTTTTGGTCCCGCGTTAAACTAGGATCTCAAAGCTTAGAGGAACTACTGGAGGAAGTAAAGTCATTTATGGATGAAGCGAGGAACGCGTTAGACTCAGTGAAAAAAGGAATTGACTCTATATTGTACGCGGGGGAAAGAAAACAAATAGAAAAGCATTTAGAATCCATTAACGAGACTGGCTTAGCCTCGTGTTTTAAAGAAGTATTGGTTGCCTTCCTTTCAAGAAAGGCTTCTAGTGAGGATGTATGGGGCTGGCAGCTTAAAGAAGAACTCACATATTTCTTAGACCATGCTGAAAGAGGGTTGAAAAACTTCGAAAGAGCCACATCTGCTTTCATATTTGCGAGCGCCGAAAAAAGGGCAGTTAAAGACATTCTCTCGGACTATATCAGGCAAATTGTAGATCCGGTGCGAAAAACGATACTAAACGTTTACCTCGAAAAAACGGGAAAAATGCTAGAAAATTTCATAGAAGAAAGAAGCTTAACTGTCCCCCTAAAATGGGACGTGAATACCCTAAAAAGCAGGATCAAAGACGACCTTTCACTTCACTTAGAGCTTAGGTTCCGTCTTCCACTAGTCGAGTTGCTTAATATAGCTTTCAGTAGTACTTTACTCGAAGTGGGCTCCGAAACACGGGAGGCTATTGAAGAAACTTATCGAGAGATTAAGGAATACGTCTCCGAAGTAGTCCCGGGGCTTGCTGACTATCTTCTCAGCCACAACGTCCTGAAAGTTTTCCTAGAACAAAATCGGGACGTCAACTCTCCTGAACTTTTCTCCCAAAGATATTTCGATTTCATATCGAGCGACGTGAAAGAGTACCCGAAATGGGAAAAAATGGCTAAAATCTGGCTTGAATCGTTCCCCTCCAGCGTCAAAGGGGCGGTTGACGTGTGCAAGCTGGCAGCGGAGTTCGTGAAGTTCATAAATAAGCTCAGAGACGAAGGCACTTCCACGGAAAAAGCTAGAGAGCTGATTGAACTAAAAATCAAGATGTACCAGGAAAGGGTGGAGGAGCTTACAAAAAAGCTCTCAGAGCTTGATATGAAAAAGATAAGCATTGAGAAACAAATAGACGTCCTACAGTCCCAGCTAAGCTCTACAGAACTCATGGAAAGAAACTTGAAAATAGACTACAGCGTCAACATAGCAAGTCTTCAAGAACTAAGAAAAACACTAGAAGCGAAAAAAGCAGAACTAAAAGAAATAGAGCAGAAAGCAGTGGAAGCCGCCGAAGCATCCATCCTAGAAAGAAAAAGCACACTGGAAAAAGAGATAAAAGAAATTGCTGAAAGGTCGCAGTGCTTGCTCTCCGAAATTGAAAGGATAGACAGAGAGTTAAACGAAGTAGCAAACTCTAAAGAAAGGTTTAAAGATGCTTTAAAGCAACTCCATGCGCATCTCGAAGAAATGGCGAACCAAATAGCAACAGTTAACGCTGAGATAGAAAAGGAAGAGACGCTCAGAAAAGCGCACCTAAAGTTCCTCGAAAGATACCTACACGTTTTAGAGGAAGAGTTCTTCTTGTCTCACGTGTTAAAAAACGAGGTGCTCGCCTTCGCACGGGATAAAATCGCGTCACTGCATGCATCAATTACCCTAGATGAGGGATTCCTCAACGAGTTTAAGGATTACGCCAGACGTTTGTTTCTTAAGTCTTTCAGCCGCGTGCAGTTGAAGCCACTAAGGCTACTACTCTTAAGCACCGAGAGAAAAGACCTCAACTACGTGGTGATGTACAACTATCCAACTGATAACTCTTTCAGAATGATCATAGGAAACAACTTTCTGTCCTTAAAGGAGTAAAGGGGGGCAATTTTTCTATGGATGTCCCGATACAAAAAGACGTTTTGAGGGAAGTCGCGCCTGGGTTTGCCGTAAGGAGGGCACTAAGCAGCTTTCTGGTTTCAAGGCCCAATTGGCCTCAAATTACCAAAATAGCCGGAGAACGGGCAAGCATACAGGACTTTGTTAAAGCGGCAATGGCCGCGTACATTTACAATTACATCGGAGTACGCACTATACCCCTAGAATCGGAAGAAGCCGCATCTAAAGAGGCCGCTGAAAAAGAGGCCAAAGATCTTTTTGCAGAGATAACCAAGATTCTAAAAGACAGCTTTCAAAAAGACGTACAAATTCTTGAGAAGAAAACTCTCCTCGAATTGGCTGCTCTAAAGGCTAAGCTCTCCCAGAAGGAAGGAGAGGTTGAAGAGCTCGTCTTAAGCTACTTAAATGATGTCCTTGCGCGCTTCTCTAAAACATATTTGGTAGATTTCTTAGGGGATTTGTTAGGTGTCTCGTATAGGTTTAGGTCAGAATTTATCAAGATGACATATGGATTAAAGCCGTCATCGATAGACGTAGAGGAGGAAGTAAAGAAGCCGCATGAGGAAGAATGCGTGGAAATAGCAACTCACTTAAGGGTCAAGAAGGAGTTAATGCTAAAGGAAGATGAAAAAACGCTGGAGGCTAAGGAACTTAAACAATTAGCGAAAAAAGTAGCGTCGCACGTTTCAAGTCGCATACCAAAGGATGAAACTGATCTGAAATTCTACATTGAAGTTTACGAGTTAAAGCTTCAACTCTTAAAAGTACTCGAAGAATATACGTCCAAGAAGGCTGAGCTAGCTGAAATTATCGACAAACTCTCTGAAAAAATTCTCACATACTTGAAGAAAAAGGCTCACGAAAGAACAGTTTTCCGAAAAGTGGTCTCACTGCTCGCCGGATATCGCACAGAAGAAGAACTAAAGATAAACCTTGACGGCGTCATGATGGCTCTCTCAGAAAATGAGAGCTACAAAAGTGTTAAAAACAAGCTCGAGGAGCTCGGAATTGATAAGAAGGAGCTCGTATTCCTCATCGAACGATATAGAAGGCTCGAAAAAATCGAAGACGTACTACTTAACAAGGTCATCCCACGGCTTAGAGGAAGAGGATACGCTATACAGAAGGTCAGCCTAGATATCTTTGCGCTTCCACCAAACAAACTAAGCGGCTTAGACGAGCTCATATTGAAGGAAGTTAAAAACTACGTATCCCCTCCACCGCCAGAAGAATTCAAGCTACTGTTAGAAAACAAGGCTTTACTAGAAAAGGTATTAGAGGCAGCCGGCTTCTCCGACGTTAACACGTTAAAAGCAATACTTGAAGCTGAAGCCTCGCTGGAAGAGGTAACTAGGGAAGTAATTAGTAGCATATTCTTTGAATGCATGGCTCACGCTTCGCGTGTAGTGGAGCTATACAATAGAGCTAAGAGGGATGGAGAGCGCTTCAAAATCCTCTTTAAAATCATAAATGATGAGAAAGACGAAAACATAAGGTGCATGAAAGAAGAACTGTTAGTCGACCTATTACTGCAGAGGTGTAAGGAAATACATGAAGTCTTCCCCGAACTAACCCTGAAGGACATTTACGGATTCATTTGGGCTAGACAAATAAACAAAACGCTAAACGATGCTGTAAAAGAGCTAGAAAGCACGGCAAGTCCGCTATTCGCGGGAGTTACCGAAGCTAAATTGAACTTCGACGCGCTCCCCCTGATGAGCTACTCAGCGGCATTTGACATCTCGCAAAGATATTTAGAATATGGCAGAGAGCAAATGGAAGCCATCCAAAGAGCTAGGGAAAAAGAGGTTGAAGCAAAAGAAAGGATTAAGAAAGAAGTCTATGAGAAGATTGAACCCACCGGATTACTTGAAAAGAAGCTCACAGTAGCATTAAAGGCGCCAGTAAGTGTAGCGAAGGCCGAGTTAGAGTGGAGCGAGAGCGACACGAGAAAACTGGAGGCGATGAGCAAAATATTCGTGAGGACTGAAATCGGGAAAAAGATCTGCCCTAATTGTGCTGTAGAAGTTAAAGATAACTCGTGCCCGGAGCATGGCTATATAGAACCAGTGGTGATGGGATCGTTGGAAGCTCTTGCTAAATTCTACTTCCTCTCACTTAAGATCATAAGAGACTTAACCGAGCAGAAAGTGAGAACGAAGATCGGAGAAATCACATTCAGAGACGCGCTGAGGACCGTTAAATCGATATTCTTAGAGTTAAAGATGAAAGGAAAGCTTTCACCTAAAAGCACGGAAAAGATGGTAGTAGAAGGAGACTTGGATCGTTATTTGATACCCGAAATAGCGAACAAAATAGCAGAAGAATATGCCAAAGCTGTAGGGTACATTAGGAAGCTCAAGTGAGAATAGGTGGTCTCATGAAGGAGACTCTCTTCGAAAAGTTAGGAATACTTTTGCTCAACGGCAAAGAAGAAGAGGCCCTAGACCTCCTAAAAACCCTTATGTGCGACGAGGACCCGGAGGTTAAGGTGGCGTCGCTGGCTGTGATTAGCACATTAATGCAACGCTTCCGCAGAGTTGTTGAAGGAGTGCTCCCGCTCGTTTTAAGAGCAGCGCTAACCGACCAGCAGACCTATGTGAGGGGTAACGCATTGGAAGTCCTAGGTAAAGCAGCATGCTACACTCCCAACGCTGTCGTGGACTCCTTGCCTGAAGTGATTTCATGCATAAACTCCCAGGACAGCAACTTGGCCTGGAATGCCGTCGTCACATTGGGATGGATCGGTGGAAGCAACCCCAAGATAGTAGAACCATTCATGGAAGAAATAGCTAAAAACCTTGACTCTGAGCACGAAATCGCAAGAGGAGCTTCTGCAATGGCGATGGGGTGGATAGGTGGCGTCCGCCCAGATCTCGTAAAGAAATACGTTCTGAAGCTAGTCAAAGTAGCCACTTCTGACGAAAAAGAAGAAGTAAGATTGAACGCCATGGATGCATTAGCGTCAATATCTCACGCCGACGCCACACTGCTTAAAGGCTTCCTGAAAAACATAGCGCTAGCATCTATCACTGATGAAAACGAGAACGTTAGGGGAAGCGCCCTAGAGGCAATAACTGGATTCTGTAAAAGGTTTCCGGATGCATCCGCAGAAGTAGTGTTATCCATACTGGATAACGTCTTCGAGAATAGAGATGTTAACTGGAAGGCCATCGCCACCATAGGATTCCTAGGAGCCGGAAACCCCGACGCCATCCCTTACATTTTAAACACTCTTACTGGACAACTGGGTAATTTAAAAGGCGCTGCTAGGGCGACAGCAATACTGGCGGTGGGGTGGGTCCTAGGAAACAACCCCGGGTTCCCTACGCGAGAAGCAGAAAAAGTAATTAATTTCCTGGTACGTTTCCTAAAGGACGAGGACTCAAAAGTTAGAGAAAGCGTCATTGAAGCCATAGGGTGGATAAGCGCTAACAGCCACGCGTTGTTGAAGAAATATCTGCCAGTTGTATTGAACGTGCTGCGTGACGAGAGAGACAGTGCTGTTAAGAGAAAATCGGAAGAAGTTGCAGAACTTATGAGCAAAAGGCTATTAGACTATGAAGCGAAAAGTTAAAATGTGAAGGCAATGTGATGCAACCTCACTCTTAGTATAAATCACCTCTTTACATATAAAAGGGTGGTTGAAAAATTGTCAAGAGAAAGACAGCGCTCTATTAGGTATACAAGACAGAGGTGTGAGTTTTGCGGCGGACAAGTAATCTTTGACTTCTCTCAAAGAGTGCGCGTTTGCAGCTCGTGCGGGTTAGTCCAGGAGGGCAAAAGTGGATCTGAAATATCTCTTGACGAATTTTTGAGGGAGCTTCAATTTGCAAACACTATCGAAGAACTGGCTGCCCGTCTCGGTATAAGCGACTGGGAGATCGAGCGCAAGTTAGTATTGATGCAAAAAGAGGGACTAGTTGAAATTAAAGATAATAAAGTTTTTTTAACCACTAAGGGACGCAGAAAGCTACATAAAGATATCATATAAAAATCAGCTCTCAAGATCTCCGATGAATGCAAGCAGTAAAACCGTTGTAAGTTTCTCACTTGTACATGGTGTATGAAAGCTTCGTTGAGATAAGTGCGTGCAACTATCTTACCTTTCTAGGAGTACCTCCTTTAGGGGGAAGTTTAGCTCTATGAGCGCTTGTCTAATGGCGTTTAATGTTATGTTAATTTCTTGCTCTGTTACGCGGCCCATGTGTCCAATCCTGAATATTTCCCCTGTTAGCTTGTCCTGTCCTCCTGATATTACGACACCGTGCTCTCTTACTTTTTGGCGTAACTCCTGATCCTTTATTCCCTTCGGCATTTTAACTGCCGTAACCGTAACAGAACATATCTCTTCCCTGACAGGGAAAAGTTCAAGACCCATTTTCTTTATACCCTCTCTCGTTAGCTTAGCTAACCTGTGGTGCCTCGCTATAACATTATCCAGTCCCTCTTCAAACATCAAGTTTAAAGCGTCATCCAAGGCATAAAGCAAGGTTAAGCATATCGTGTAAGGCGTCTGAGGCGGGCTCTTCTCTAAACTTTTCTTATAGCTTACAAGGTCGAAGTAAAATGCTCTCCTTTTAGTCCTGTGTATGACCTCCCATGCCTCATCTGAGACCGATATAAAGGAGAACCCAGGTGGTATGGCAAAGCATTTCTGGCTTCCGGCGAGGCAGAAGTCGATTTTCCACTTGTCAACAGGGATATAGTCGCCTCCCATGCTGGAAATAGCGTCCACGATTAAGAGTGCGCCATAATCCTTAACTATCCTCGCTATTTCCTCTACAGGGTTCTTCACTCCAGTTGACGTCTCGTTATGCGTTACAGTGACTGCTTTGATGTCTTCGTGCTCCTCTAAGGCAGCTTTGACTTTCTCTGGGTCTACGGCATCTCCCCATTCTGAAGAGACCTCAATTACTTCAGCCCCAAAGACCTCAGCTATTTTCTTAAACCTCTCACTAAACTTTCCGCACGTCGTGCAGAGT
This window contains:
- a CDS encoding HEAT repeat domain-containing protein translates to MKETLFEKLGILLLNGKEEEALDLLKTLMCDEDPEVKVASLAVISTLMQRFRRVVEGVLPLVLRAALTDQQTYVRGNALEVLGKAACYTPNAVVDSLPEVISCINSQDSNLAWNAVVTLGWIGGSNPKIVEPFMEEIAKNLDSEHEIARGASAMAMGWIGGVRPDLVKKYVLKLVKVATSDEKEEVRLNAMDALASISHADATLLKGFLKNIALASITDENENVRGSALEAITGFCKRFPDASAEVVLSILDNVFENRDVNWKAIATIGFLGAGNPDAIPYILNTLTGQLGNLKGAARATAILAVGWVLGNNPGFPTREAEKVINFLVRFLKDEDSKVRESVIEAIGWISANSHALLKKYLPVVLNVLRDERDSAVKRKSEEVAELMSKRLLDYEAKS
- a CDS encoding alanine--glyoxylate aminotransferase family protein; its protein translation is MSFKKIEGVLTVTGKELLMIPGPTFLAESTLKAMSRQMISHRGKETGALLTSCIERLKKIFRTDNDLFILTASGTGAMEAAIANITEPGDKILCTTCGKFSERFKKIAEVFGAEVIEVSSEWGDAVDPEKVKAALEEHEDIKAVTVTHNETSTGVKNPVEEIARIVKDYGALLIVDAISSMGGDYIPVDKWKIDFCLAGSQKCFAIPPGFSFISVSDEAWEVIHRTKRRAFYFDLVSYKKSLEKSPPQTPYTICLTLLYALDDALNLMFEEGLDNVIARHHRLAKLTREGIKKMGLELFPVREEICSVTVTAVKMPKGIKDQELRQKVREHGVVISGGQDKLTGEIFRIGHMGRVTEQEINITLNAIRQALIELNFPLKEVLLER